One genomic region from Sphingobacterium sp. UGAL515B_05 encodes:
- a CDS encoding retropepsin-like aspartic protease gives MNHLNICFKFYVTTSVLLLCVQLSAAQNVDSSFNTIYQLIIQKDFFTARDRYATNKTAFKETYQKKIIAAVLANAFNKPRDSNKEIASLKMNKNELPDTLLLKVLRIQEDNFVKLKDYAGAKRTAENVLLRFDRLLTADEKEDLRNNLKIWSALAHVPAQVVSITGDSRLKMTKDAAGLKNLKITVNGHTAQFIFDTGANLSTVSESTAKRLNMAIIPASIDVDAITGISIKADLAVCKALKFGHITVSDAVFLVFPDSALRIPQINYQINGIIGFPVIEALHEIQLTQDDLFIVPQKETASSQNSNLAIDGLSPLLSIEGKHYAFDTGAEKTILYESFYKTYKREIERKYNPKTIAMGGAGGRIEHEGFIIDHTFIIGHKSIFLENISVLKSKIKDETVYGNIGQDIIHQFSKMIINFSRMYIRFD, from the coding sequence ATGAATCATTTAAACATTTGTTTTAAATTTTACGTTACGACCTCAGTATTGCTGCTATGTGTGCAACTTAGCGCTGCTCAAAATGTAGACTCCAGCTTCAACACAATTTATCAGTTGATAATCCAAAAGGATTTCTTTACAGCCCGTGATAGGTATGCCACCAACAAAACAGCTTTTAAAGAAACATACCAAAAAAAGATCATCGCTGCGGTCCTAGCCAACGCCTTCAATAAACCCCGGGATTCAAACAAAGAGATAGCTTCCCTCAAAATGAACAAAAACGAACTACCAGATACACTACTGTTAAAGGTTCTTCGTATCCAGGAGGACAATTTTGTCAAACTGAAAGATTACGCCGGAGCGAAAAGGACTGCCGAAAACGTGCTCCTTCGATTTGATCGATTGCTAACTGCTGACGAAAAGGAAGATCTAAGAAACAACCTTAAAATATGGTCCGCCCTCGCGCATGTTCCAGCTCAGGTTGTATCAATCACTGGCGACAGCCGACTTAAAATGACAAAGGATGCTGCAGGTCTAAAAAATCTAAAGATAACCGTGAACGGCCATACCGCACAGTTTATATTTGATACAGGGGCCAATCTATCGACAGTTTCGGAATCTACGGCCAAACGTCTCAATATGGCTATTATCCCCGCAAGCATTGATGTGGATGCGATCACTGGTATATCAATCAAAGCGGATCTAGCTGTTTGCAAGGCCTTGAAATTTGGTCATATCACTGTTTCTGACGCAGTATTCCTTGTCTTTCCCGACAGTGCACTCCGTATTCCACAAATCAACTATCAAATCAACGGGATAATAGGTTTCCCAGTCATTGAAGCGCTTCACGAAATACAGCTGACCCAGGATGATCTTTTCATTGTACCGCAAAAAGAGACAGCTTCTTCACAAAACTCAAATCTTGCAATTGATGGATTATCACCTTTACTTTCCATTGAAGGGAAACATTATGCATTTGATACCGGAGCGGAGAAAACGATCTTATATGAATCATTTTACAAAACCTATAAGCGGGAGATCGAAAGAAAATATAATCCAAAAACAATTGCAATGGGCGGAGCCGGTGGAAGAATCGAGCATGAAGGCTTTATAATAGATCATACCTTCATAATTGGTCATAAATCGATCTTCCTTGAAAATATAAGCGTTTTAAAATCTAAAATTAAAGATGAAACTGTTTATGGAAACATCGGGCAGGATATCATACATCAGTTTTCTAAGATGATCATTAATTTTAGTCGTATGTATATTAGGTTTGATTGA
- a CDS encoding cation transporter, which produces MESKELQFKTNLNCSGCVSKVSADLDNLDGICEWSVDTSVADKILTVKSEGISEEEIIGIIKRKGFNAASYSA; this is translated from the coding sequence ATGGAAAGCAAAGAACTTCAATTTAAAACAAACCTTAATTGCAGCGGATGTGTGTCAAAGGTAAGTGCTGATCTGGACAATTTGGATGGTATCTGCGAATGGAGTGTTGATACCTCAGTAGCAGATAAGATTCTGACGGTAAAATCTGAAGGAATTTCCGAAGAAGAAATTATCGGCATTATCAAAAGGAAGGGCTTTAATGCAGCATCCTACTCCGCTTAA
- a CDS encoding heavy metal translocating P-type ATPase gives MATDIYKDTIYIPLANVESEHCASIVEKGLADVKGLASYHVELNNHRAAIIPQDSDAVVNSIKAIKDLGYGVSTLTKTFPVLGMTCASCASSAESIVKYELGVVHASVNFATGNLTVEYLPNVTDQIKIQKAVQAGGYDLLIEDESTQRETLETIHAEKFRKLQTKTRWAVLLSLPVVIIGMFFMHIPYANPIMWLFSTPVVLWLGKDFFVNAWKQAKHRSANMDTLVALSTGIAYIFSLFNMLFAEFWHTRGLHAHVYFEAASVVIAFILLGKLLEEKAKGNTSSAIKKLMGLQPKTVIVVEPDGRTSKVPIEAVHTGDTILVKPGEKIAVDGVVSSGNSYVDESMLSGEPVPVLKLEHEKVFAGTINQKGSFQFKATKIGKETMLAQIIKMVQDAQGSKAPVQKLVDRIAGIFVPIVIGVAILTFLLWLTLGGENHLVQGVLAAVTVLVIACPCALGLATPTAIMVGVGKGAEQGILIKDAESLELAKKVNAVVLDKTGTITEGRPVVTDVQWSDDSDHLKGILLSMEKQSEHPLADAVVGYLNKVNDAKISSIESITGKGVKAREGSETYFVGNWRLLDENDIEIKAELRAYATQWEKQSKTVIWFANHHTALAVIAIADRIKESSVRAIKEMQAMGIELYMLTGDNESTANAIAAQTGLKHYKAEVLPQHKADFVRELQKKGKIVAMVGDGINDSTALATADVSIAMGKGSDIAMDVAKMTIISSDLTKIPQAIRLSKQTVATIKQNLFWAFIYNLIGIPLAAGILYPINGFLLNPMIAGAAMALSSVSVVSNSLRLKWKK, from the coding sequence ATGGCGACAGATATTTATAAAGACACAATTTACATCCCTTTAGCGAATGTTGAAAGCGAACATTGTGCCTCAATTGTCGAAAAGGGACTTGCTGACGTGAAGGGGTTGGCAAGTTATCATGTGGAATTGAACAATCATAGAGCAGCTATTATACCTCAAGATAGTGATGCTGTTGTTAACAGTATAAAGGCGATCAAAGATCTTGGCTATGGTGTTTCAACATTGACCAAAACATTTCCGGTTCTTGGGATGACTTGTGCTTCATGCGCCAGTAGTGCTGAAAGTATCGTGAAATATGAACTAGGAGTTGTCCATGCATCTGTGAATTTTGCGACGGGAAACCTTACCGTTGAGTATTTACCTAACGTCACTGATCAAATAAAAATACAAAAAGCAGTTCAAGCTGGTGGATATGATTTGTTAATTGAGGATGAATCTACACAGCGGGAAACTTTAGAGACAATTCACGCCGAGAAATTTCGTAAGCTTCAGACGAAAACTCGGTGGGCGGTATTACTATCGCTCCCCGTAGTGATCATTGGCATGTTCTTCATGCATATCCCTTATGCAAATCCTATCATGTGGCTTTTTTCAACTCCAGTAGTCCTATGGTTAGGTAAGGACTTTTTTGTCAATGCATGGAAGCAAGCCAAACACCGTTCTGCCAACATGGATACTCTTGTGGCATTAAGTACAGGTATAGCCTATATTTTTAGTCTTTTCAATATGCTCTTTGCTGAATTTTGGCATACGCGTGGGCTACATGCACATGTATATTTTGAGGCGGCCTCAGTCGTCATTGCATTTATTCTGTTGGGTAAATTACTGGAAGAAAAGGCTAAAGGAAACACTTCATCGGCTATAAAAAAGCTTATGGGCTTGCAGCCTAAGACGGTAATAGTGGTAGAGCCGGATGGGCGTACATCTAAAGTACCAATAGAGGCTGTGCATACAGGAGACACAATCCTGGTGAAACCCGGCGAAAAGATTGCCGTCGATGGTGTTGTCAGCAGTGGAAACTCTTATGTTGATGAAAGTATGTTAAGTGGGGAACCGGTACCGGTTTTGAAACTGGAACATGAAAAGGTGTTTGCCGGAACTATCAATCAGAAGGGCAGCTTCCAATTCAAAGCAACAAAAATCGGAAAGGAAACAATGCTTGCACAGATTATAAAAATGGTGCAGGATGCGCAGGGCAGTAAGGCTCCTGTGCAAAAACTCGTGGATCGCATTGCAGGTATATTCGTTCCTATTGTAATTGGTGTCGCTATATTAACTTTTCTACTGTGGCTTACTTTAGGCGGAGAAAACCATCTGGTTCAAGGGGTATTGGCAGCGGTAACAGTTTTGGTTATTGCCTGTCCTTGTGCGCTGGGATTGGCTACTCCGACGGCTATTATGGTCGGCGTCGGCAAAGGGGCCGAACAGGGTATTTTAATTAAGGATGCGGAGAGTCTGGAGTTGGCTAAAAAGGTGAATGCAGTTGTTTTGGATAAAACCGGTACCATTACAGAGGGAAGACCGGTTGTTACCGACGTGCAGTGGAGCGATGACAGTGATCATTTGAAAGGCATCCTATTAAGTATGGAAAAGCAATCTGAACACCCGCTGGCCGATGCAGTTGTCGGATATCTCAATAAGGTAAATGATGCAAAAATATCTTCCATTGAAAGTATTACTGGTAAAGGTGTAAAAGCAAGGGAAGGGTCAGAAACCTATTTCGTTGGTAATTGGAGGTTATTGGACGAAAATGACATTGAGATCAAGGCCGAGTTGAGGGCATATGCCACCCAATGGGAAAAGCAATCAAAAACAGTGATCTGGTTTGCCAATCATCATACTGCATTAGCAGTAATTGCCATCGCAGATCGAATCAAAGAGAGTTCTGTGCGCGCCATCAAGGAGATGCAGGCAATGGGAATCGAATTGTACATGCTGACCGGTGATAACGAATCTACCGCCAATGCTATCGCGGCACAGACAGGTCTTAAACATTATAAAGCCGAAGTATTACCACAGCATAAAGCAGATTTTGTCAGAGAATTACAGAAAAAAGGGAAAATTGTGGCTATGGTTGGAGACGGTATTAATGACAGCACCGCTTTAGCAACCGCGGATGTTAGTATTGCTATGGGAAAAGGAAGTGATATTGCAATGGATGTAGCGAAAATGACAATTATTTCTTCGGATTTGACAAAAATTCCACAGGCTATTCGCTTGTCTAAGCAAACAGTAGCGACGATCAAACAAAACTTGTTTTGGGCCTTTATCTATAACTTAATAGGTATTCCTTTGGCCGCTGGTATACTCTATCCAATTAACGGTTTCCTTTTGAATCCAATGATTGCCGGAGCCGCAATGGCCCTAAGCAGTGTAAGTGTGGTTAGTAATAGCTTGCGCCTTAAATGGAAAAAATAA
- a CDS encoding lantibiotic dehydratase, whose product MSLFKFSNYFLLRTPILPNALATDLFRLTNPKDLDDRLRYLHQDERLKEALLLASPSFFAEVEKWLNYKKDSNPKMIISLLKYTIRMSTRATPFGLFAGVSVGNFIAAEKNLSLVRNHVNKGVLKLDATILVGIIEEISKDKRIYNQLQYRINPTLYLDGKDYKYYQKVTKGKKSQNILKRVRFTPILDRIVHYFESNMKAVHYQSLTDLLQNLGASAAHSVLFVDKLISLGIICSELHPNVIGRSYLESLIKTLERVDKQEVYLQPLWTIRTLLNSAQSITKIQKAVVKLLQPIVPDHDLTNVIQGDLLIGMAENNLSKTTLNHIRDQFQDLLPLCNRSVLADLDRFKSEFAHKYEERMVRLTTALDPDIGIGYGSREGVYNITDEILGDVKNITSSSQTTGHIHHYQNLVIEKFVESVKNRYAEIQLTSTDLDNISKQRKQTIDSMPCSFYVMGNLLKSPTQERLFFNLGTLGGSSSGNLMSRFAHLDEKLDKWIKDSAEREQQQYTNAILAEISYYPDNNAGNIIHRPALRKTSICLTPTIDQEQQQIDVNDLYLFLKDQRLILWSKKFNKMVIPRLTTAHNFEHGMNLYKFLADFQFQNNRLDLSWNWGIMKEQPRLPRISYKNIILSRAQWRIQKLAKYPNEPAAFVKNLQTALEIPTMVIISNGDNELLINLENPFCIEMLLDQLCKRNTILTEYLLDDYSSVIGDKDENIFANEIIIPIEAHTQHYTNDSAPQENSLRRCFSLGSEWIYAKIYCGVHFADILLMETFPLIMNAINQQGSMRKWFFVRYNDPSPHIRLRIEISDPSQSISVISTMNSFLEQFVESGQISTISFDTYTREIERYTPFCMELSEELFYQQSEAILTTMQQSTSINDRWRLAFEYMESLLGAAKFTLPEKKDFCIRMNTLYQQEFGNNKNLWIHLNNKFKDKKDWFDNPLNNLTDFKSKLDTIQCNIFSILRANTSKDEFRAAQISLLSSYIHMFINRLFMSDQRLHELAIYHFMVGYYKMQVGKQKKNLTTIS is encoded by the coding sequence ATGTCTCTATTCAAGTTTTCCAATTACTTTCTTCTACGCACGCCAATACTTCCTAATGCGCTTGCAACTGACCTTTTCAGGCTAACAAACCCAAAAGATCTTGATGACCGACTTCGCTATTTACATCAAGATGAACGACTGAAAGAAGCCTTACTTCTAGCAAGCCCTTCTTTCTTTGCGGAGGTAGAGAAATGGCTTAATTACAAAAAAGATAGCAATCCAAAAATGATCATTTCGCTACTCAAATACACCATTCGGATGAGCACTAGAGCCACCCCTTTTGGTTTATTTGCCGGAGTATCGGTAGGAAACTTTATTGCCGCGGAAAAGAACCTGTCATTAGTAAGGAATCATGTTAATAAAGGCGTGTTAAAATTAGATGCGACCATATTAGTCGGAATTATCGAAGAGATATCAAAAGACAAAAGAATCTATAACCAACTTCAGTACCGTATCAACCCCACGCTGTACCTAGATGGAAAGGACTACAAATACTATCAAAAAGTAACAAAGGGAAAAAAGAGCCAAAATATATTAAAACGAGTACGGTTTACCCCTATTTTAGACCGTATTGTTCACTATTTCGAGAGCAATATGAAAGCCGTCCATTATCAGTCATTGACAGACCTATTGCAAAATCTTGGAGCATCAGCAGCGCATTCGGTTCTATTTGTCGATAAACTAATCAGCCTTGGGATTATATGCTCCGAACTGCACCCCAATGTAATCGGTCGGAGTTACCTTGAAAGTCTGATAAAGACACTTGAAAGAGTGGACAAACAAGAAGTCTATTTACAACCATTATGGACAATCAGAACACTACTTAACAGCGCTCAATCAATCACCAAGATTCAGAAAGCGGTAGTTAAGTTGTTACAGCCGATCGTGCCAGATCACGACCTAACCAATGTGATACAAGGAGACCTTCTGATTGGTATGGCGGAAAATAACCTATCGAAGACCACATTAAATCATATAAGAGATCAATTTCAGGACCTATTACCACTCTGTAATAGAAGCGTTTTAGCAGATCTTGACCGATTTAAATCTGAGTTCGCTCATAAATATGAAGAAAGAATGGTTCGTCTGACAACAGCGTTGGATCCAGATATTGGTATCGGTTATGGTAGTCGAGAAGGTGTTTACAATATAACGGATGAAATACTAGGAGATGTTAAAAATATAACTTCCTCCAGCCAAACAACAGGTCATATTCATCACTACCAAAACCTGGTCATTGAAAAATTTGTGGAAAGCGTAAAAAATCGATATGCAGAGATTCAGCTTACCAGCACAGATCTCGATAATATCTCCAAACAGCGTAAACAAACAATAGATTCCATGCCTTGTTCTTTCTATGTTATGGGCAATCTCCTGAAGAGTCCGACACAAGAGCGCTTATTCTTCAACCTCGGAACCCTCGGTGGCTCCTCTTCAGGAAATCTCATGTCAAGATTTGCACATTTGGACGAAAAATTGGACAAGTGGATAAAAGATTCTGCGGAAAGGGAGCAACAACAGTATACCAATGCAATATTGGCTGAAATTTCTTATTATCCAGATAACAACGCGGGAAATATCATTCATAGACCTGCTCTCAGAAAGACGTCAATTTGTCTAACCCCAACAATTGATCAAGAACAACAACAAATTGATGTCAATGATTTATACCTTTTCCTTAAAGACCAGCGCCTTATCTTATGGTCTAAAAAGTTCAATAAAATGGTCATACCACGTCTGACGACGGCCCATAATTTTGAACATGGCATGAATCTCTATAAATTTCTTGCAGACTTTCAATTCCAAAATAATAGACTAGATCTTTCATGGAATTGGGGAATTATGAAAGAGCAGCCAAGGCTTCCAAGAATAAGCTACAAAAATATCATTTTATCAAGAGCACAATGGCGTATTCAAAAACTTGCAAAATACCCAAATGAGCCGGCCGCTTTTGTAAAGAATTTACAGACAGCATTGGAAATACCAACAATGGTCATTATCTCTAACGGTGATAATGAATTACTGATAAACCTAGAAAATCCTTTTTGTATCGAAATGCTATTGGATCAATTATGCAAAAGAAACACGATATTAACTGAATATCTTCTAGATGACTACTCTTCTGTAATAGGCGATAAAGATGAGAATATTTTTGCCAATGAGATCATTATCCCAATAGAAGCACACACTCAACATTACACCAACGACTCCGCCCCTCAAGAAAACAGCTTAAGGAGATGCTTCTCCTTAGGAAGTGAATGGATCTATGCCAAAATCTATTGCGGGGTACATTTTGCGGATATTCTGTTAATGGAAACATTTCCATTAATCATGAACGCAATTAATCAGCAGGGAAGTATGAGAAAGTGGTTTTTCGTACGTTACAATGATCCGTCTCCACATATTCGATTGCGGATAGAAATTTCAGATCCAAGCCAGTCTATTTCCGTAATATCCACCATGAACAGCTTTTTGGAACAATTTGTCGAAAGTGGGCAGATTTCAACGATATCATTTGACACTTACACGCGGGAAATTGAACGATATACCCCGTTTTGTATGGAGCTTAGTGAAGAGTTATTTTATCAACAGAGCGAAGCTATATTGACGACAATGCAACAAAGCACTTCAATCAACGATCGGTGGCGATTGGCTTTCGAATATATGGAGTCCCTGTTAGGCGCTGCAAAATTTACGTTGCCTGAAAAAAAGGATTTCTGCATTCGGATGAACACGCTTTATCAACAAGAATTCGGCAATAATAAAAATCTTTGGATTCATCTCAACAACAAGTTCAAAGATAAAAAAGACTGGTTCGATAATCCATTAAATAACTTAACAGATTTCAAATCGAAACTAGATACAATCCAATGTAACATCTTTTCAATTTTGAGGGCCAATACCAGTAAAGATGAATTTCGGGCAGCCCAAATCTCCTTGCTGTCAAGTTATATTCATATGTTTATTAATAGACTATTCATGTCGGACCAACGACTACATGAACTCGCTATCTACCATTTTATGGTCGGCTATTACAAAATGCAAGTAGGAAAACAGAAAAAGAATCTAACAACAATAAGTTAA
- a CDS encoding cation diffusion facilitator family transporter, whose product MSEHQEQTAVRTTYFSIVGNALLALLKWLAGFFGNSYALIADAIESTADIFSSFLVLLGLKYAQRPADDNHPYGHGRVEPLITFIVVGFLIVSATIIAYESVENIGTPHDLPKPWTLFVLGGIIIWKEISYRIVMKKSRETNSSSLRADAWHHRSDAITSVAAFIGISIALLMGKGYENADDYAALFAAGFILYNCYHIFRPALGEIMDENVYEEVIDNIRELALQVDGIKATEKCYVRKSGAKYHVDLHAIVDSEITVRAGHDLAHKLKDHLIRNIPDLGHVMIHIEPNECLWSVT is encoded by the coding sequence ATGTCGGAACATCAAGAACAGACTGCTGTCAGAACAACTTATTTTAGTATTGTAGGCAACGCATTGTTGGCTTTGTTGAAATGGTTAGCTGGTTTTTTTGGGAATTCTTATGCATTGATTGCTGACGCAATTGAGTCAACAGCCGATATTTTTTCTTCCTTTCTCGTGTTACTTGGTCTAAAATATGCGCAACGACCTGCCGACGATAACCATCCTTATGGTCACGGCAGGGTGGAACCCCTGATTACCTTTATTGTGGTTGGTTTTTTGATAGTGTCAGCGACCATAATAGCTTATGAAAGTGTTGAGAATATCGGAACGCCGCACGACTTACCAAAGCCATGGACGCTGTTTGTTTTGGGCGGCATCATTATTTGGAAAGAGATTTCTTACCGGATCGTGATGAAGAAAAGTAGAGAAACAAATAGTTCTTCATTACGAGCGGATGCCTGGCATCACCGTAGCGATGCTATCACATCTGTGGCGGCTTTTATTGGAATCTCCATTGCGCTATTGATGGGAAAGGGCTACGAAAATGCAGATGATTATGCTGCACTGTTCGCCGCAGGTTTTATACTCTACAACTGTTATCATATTTTCAGGCCGGCGCTAGGCGAAATCATGGATGAGAATGTGTATGAAGAAGTGATCGATAACATTCGTGAGCTTGCTTTACAGGTAGATGGAATCAAAGCTACTGAAAAATGTTATGTCCGCAAGTCGGGCGCAAAGTATCATGTTGACTTACATGCCATCGTCGATAGTGAAATCACAGTACGGGCGGGGCACGACTTGGCTCATAAGCTCAAAGATCATTTGATCAGGAATATACCTGATCTTGGTCATGTCATGATTCATATCGAACCCAATGAATGTCTTTGGAGTGTAACCTAA
- the rpiA gene encoding ribose 5-phosphate isomerase A, with translation MRNLKQEVARAALHLLEPHQVIGLGVGSTIAHFVDLIATEIEFKSDLKFISPSLETKILLHTHGLICIDCNTLSALDYYFDSCDQVDQNLNALKSGGGVHCSEKIMAAMADQFILLVDATKMVKELSTTYPLCIEILPEAWLSVCNKIKSSFGPQLSEIVLRHSKQKSGPLTSDRGNFLADIYFNTLPDLEHLNRDIKQIPGVLEHSLFYQLCSECLMATDNEIKHLHSKRVD, from the coding sequence ATGAGAAATCTAAAACAAGAAGTTGCTAGAGCCGCACTTCACTTGTTGGAGCCGCATCAGGTAATCGGTCTGGGTGTTGGATCAACAATAGCTCATTTCGTCGATTTGATTGCTACTGAAATCGAATTTAAATCCGATTTAAAATTTATTTCACCTTCTTTGGAAACCAAAATATTGCTTCATACACATGGACTCATTTGCATTGATTGTAATACATTATCTGCGCTTGACTACTATTTTGACAGTTGTGACCAAGTAGATCAAAATTTAAATGCGCTCAAAAGTGGTGGCGGGGTACATTGCAGTGAAAAAATCATGGCAGCTATGGCAGATCAATTTATCCTCTTAGTTGATGCGACAAAGATGGTCAAAGAGCTTAGTACAACATATCCGTTATGTATAGAAATACTACCCGAAGCTTGGCTTTCTGTATGTAATAAAATAAAATCCAGCTTTGGTCCGCAACTATCCGAAATTGTATTGCGCCATTCCAAACAAAAATCTGGTCCACTTACATCAGACAGGGGCAATTTCCTAGCTGATATTTATTTCAATACACTACCTGATCTTGAACATTTGAACAGGGATATTAAACAAATCCCAGGAGTTTTGGAACATTCCCTCTTTTATCAGTTGTGTTCTGAATGCCTCATGGCAACTGATAATGAAATAAAACATTTACATTCAAAACGAGTTGACTAA
- a CDS encoding TlpA disulfide reductase family protein, translating to MNLKFNSRSMLFGLTVLSASLLFACQNSRTKSEAKVEKLQDTTESAVPTTATDVSFKDKSGNVVQLNDLKGKVVFINFWATWCPPCIHELPSIDQLRQSLKDNKDIVFLMVDVDGDIDKSSAFMAENKYDLPLYVPAGDIPPTFLGQSIPTTVILDKSGKIVERLEGSRDYGTPEIKKALQDLASGS from the coding sequence ATGAATTTAAAGTTTAATAGCCGTTCCATGCTGTTTGGTTTGACAGTACTATCTGCCAGCCTTTTATTCGCTTGCCAAAACAGCAGAACCAAGAGCGAAGCTAAGGTTGAAAAATTGCAGGATACAACTGAATCCGCTGTTCCTACGACAGCAACAGATGTGTCATTTAAAGATAAATCCGGTAATGTTGTTCAATTGAATGATTTAAAAGGTAAAGTGGTGTTTATCAATTTTTGGGCGACATGGTGTCCTCCATGTATACACGAATTACCTTCTATCGATCAGCTTAGGCAGTCGCTTAAAGACAATAAGGATATTGTTTTTCTGATGGTTGATGTTGATGGAGACATCGATAAGTCTTCTGCTTTCATGGCGGAGAACAAATATGATCTACCTTTATATGTTCCGGCAGGTGATATTCCTCCAACTTTCCTTGGGCAGTCAATTCCGACAACCGTAATTTTGGATAAAAGTGGCAAGATTGTGGAACGCTTGGAAGGGAGTCGCGATTACGGGACACCGGAAATTAAAAAAGCATTGCAGGATCTTGCCAGTGGCAGCTAA
- a CDS encoding Gfo/Idh/MocA family oxidoreductase — MQNTQINTGILSFGMSGRVFHAPFIHTNPHFNLVAVVERSTKTAHKLYPTVKSYDSISELLADESIELVIVNTPNYTHFQFAKEALEAGKHVLLEKPAVDDSKQFDELLDISSAQNKKLFFYQNRRYDSHFLDIKQVIDSKELGKLIEVHFRFDRYKMELGQKYFKEDAQYISNGITYDLGPHLIDQAISLFGKPIKFAKTTSINRPDSKVADYFHYHLYYPEGLNVYLTGSLLVASPQAAFVLHGTQGSFIKHMTDVQEQQLIDGMLPNNPSYGIEPASAKGKLVTIDASNQRKESDITAHKGNYNQLFEDIYESLRNQGDYPIKADQIKWQIEMLEAVDTSV; from the coding sequence ATGCAAAACACTCAAATTAACACCGGAATACTCAGTTTTGGCATGTCAGGTCGCGTCTTTCACGCACCATTTATACATACAAATCCACATTTCAACCTTGTCGCTGTGGTAGAACGATCAACCAAAACAGCTCATAAACTTTATCCGACGGTAAAGAGCTATGATAGCATCAGCGAACTATTAGCGGATGAAAGTATCGAGCTGGTTATTGTAAACACACCAAATTATACCCATTTCCAATTTGCCAAAGAGGCTTTGGAGGCCGGAAAGCACGTATTGCTTGAAAAGCCCGCAGTTGATGATTCAAAACAATTCGACGAACTGCTTGACATCAGTAGCGCACAGAATAAGAAACTATTTTTTTATCAAAATAGAAGATATGACAGTCACTTCCTTGATATCAAACAAGTAATCGACAGTAAGGAATTAGGAAAGCTCATTGAAGTGCATTTTAGATTTGACCGATATAAAATGGAATTAGGTCAAAAATATTTTAAGGAAGATGCACAGTATATTTCCAATGGTATTACCTACGATCTTGGTCCGCACTTGATCGATCAGGCCATATCGCTCTTCGGAAAACCTATCAAGTTTGCCAAAACAACGTCGATTAATAGACCAGATTCAAAAGTTGCAGACTATTTTCATTACCATTTATATTATCCCGAAGGCCTTAATGTTTACTTAACAGGCAGTCTGCTTGTTGCATCCCCACAGGCAGCCTTTGTCCTGCATGGAACACAAGGGAGTTTTATCAAGCACATGACCGATGTGCAAGAGCAGCAACTGATCGATGGCATGCTGCCCAACAATCCATCTTATGGAATCGAACCTGCTAGTGCTAAAGGAAAACTCGTCACTATCGATGCTTCTAACCAGAGAAAGGAATCAGATATAACAGCGCACAAAGGAAACTACAATCAGCTGTTTGAAGATATTTATGAAAGCCTAAGAAATCAAGGCGATTACCCTATAAAAGCAGATCAGATTAAATGGCAAATTGAAATGCTGGAAGCTGTAGACACTTCAGTCTAA